The DNA window caaatttaaaaatactaataatGAGACTCTAAATTTTGAAGCATTCTAATACAGAATAGTTACAACAGAAAGTAGGCATGAAATTAATACAATACAAAGAAAGTATGCCTGTTTTCTGGAAATTCTCCCCAACTCACCCCAAACTGTATGGATTAGGCTCTTTTATGGATGAaacaaaattgaagaaaaatgcAGTTCAACATCTACCTGTTTCAGCATTGGCTTCCAACTCTAACTTGATGGCCTCAAACTTGGAATTCTCTCGTTCTTCTTTGGACAGCCATGACGCCAAGCACTGGTTAATCAAGTCGCTTGCACTGCCCAAACTCAAACTTGTCTTGGAAATTGCCATTTTTCCGAATTTGACGATACCTTGCAAATTTGAGTCGGAAGGATCTTTGATGTAGTTCTCAAGTATTTCCTGAATGGCGTTAGACCAGATTGGTCGAGCGACCTTAAGGAATTCTTGTACAACCATGATAGGAACACTTGTACTTCCCACATCTGACTCCTGATGGCCCCCTCTCCCATGATAATCGGATCCTCCGAGCTTCAACAAATCGTGTGTATCTGCTAGATCACTATATTCTGCATGCAACCAAACCAAAATTATGTCATAGAAAGTACGAACAATTTGCGTTCTAGCACAATAGAAACAATATGAAGGCCTTAATTTTTCTCAAGGTTTCATATTAGACTAAAGTCCAAAATCATTTTTCTACATTTTccctaaaaaaaatttagtccTACACATTAAATTTGTTTACAGTGGACCAAAACATAACAAACTTAATGTAAAGGACCAAAAAGTTTTTTGGTGCAACTGCAGGGAACCAATTTTAGACTTTAGTCTTCATATTAAGTAGCAATATGTAGACTAATTAGCATCTGTAAGTTCAACTTCAATCATTTACTTGGTATGACATTAGGTGTCATCTAAAACTGTTTCAGTCAGAATTAGCAGAAGAAAAGAAATTTATCTACCTGACAGCTTTCCATCGCTTCTATAAACCTCTATGCCGTGTAAGCCAGCATCCTTAAGTCTCCTGACTATAGCAGAAGGGTTTTTGAGAGTCCATGGGTGTGCCAATACTGCAACACCCCCGGTTTCACGTATAAAACGCACTGCATCCTCTGCAATGGGCTCGCTTCCACTGAGACATACATACAATACCAAGACAATTAGTAATTAAAATTGTCGATGAAACATCGGTTACCATTCAAAAAACATAAACGACAATCCAAAACAAATATTACGTTGAGTAAGCAGGTCCGTCATCATGAAGATAACTGGCAAATGCCTGTTTCAGATTTTCTACGTGTCCCGCTTCAAGCATAGCACGGGCAATATGAAGTCTTCCGGGTGCAACGCCTTTTCCTGCTATATTTGTCACGGTTTCCCACCTAATTGGCAGCTTGAGTTTGTTCAGCTTTGAAATAATGTTCTTTGCACGGAGGAATCGGCCATCCCGAATATCCCCTAAAAACTTCTCCAGTGCTGCAGAATTTGTAGGACCACAGCTACTGTAATAAGCAAGGA is part of the Salvia splendens isolate huo1 chromosome 6, SspV2, whole genome shotgun sequence genome and encodes:
- the LOC121807424 gene encoding 5'-3' exoribonuclease-like isoform X2, which produces MGDKEKKKKKRGGAKRNMEVEQRVAYKAVREWVFLEQSNSCGNSMDTCVVDDDFGVQCYQPKEKLVFEFHCHTTCSDGFLSPTKLVERAHHRGLLCLLCLKESHNTEIPWAEIHQVKVLALTDHDTMSGIPEAMEAAHRLGIKIIPGVEISTIFYSRGDSGVQESVHILAYYSSCGPTNSAALEKFLGDIRDGRFLRAKNIISKLNKLKLPIRWETVTNIAGKGVAPGRLHIARAMLEAGHVENLKQAFASYLHDDGPAYSTGSEPIAEDAVRFIRETGGVAVLAHPWTLKNPSAIVRRLKDAGLHGIEVYRSDGKLSEYSDLADTHDLLKLGGSDYHGRGGHQESDVGSTSVPIMVVQEFLKVARPIWSNAIQEILENYIKDPSDSNLQGIVKFGKMAISKTSLSLGSASDLINQCLASWLSKEERENSKFEAIKLELEANAETGRC
- the LOC121807424 gene encoding 5'-3' exoribonuclease-like isoform X1; protein product: MGDKEKKKKKRGGAKRNMEVEQRVAYKAVREWVFLEQSNSCGNSMDTCVVDDDFGVQCYQPKEKLVFEFHCHTTCSDGFLSPTKLVERAHHRGLLCLLCLKESHNTEIPWAEIHQVKVLALTDHDTMSGIPEAMEAAHRLGIKIIPGVEISTIFYSRLFILNLGSVLCSTKQKGDSGVQESVHILAYYSSCGPTNSAALEKFLGDIRDGRFLRAKNIISKLNKLKLPIRWETVTNIAGKGVAPGRLHIARAMLEAGHVENLKQAFASYLHDDGPAYSTGSEPIAEDAVRFIRETGGVAVLAHPWTLKNPSAIVRRLKDAGLHGIEVYRSDGKLSEYSDLADTHDLLKLGGSDYHGRGGHQESDVGSTSVPIMVVQEFLKVARPIWSNAIQEILENYIKDPSDSNLQGIVKFGKMAISKTSLSLGSASDLINQCLASWLSKEERENSKFEAIKLELEANAETGRC
- the LOC121807424 gene encoding 3',5'-nucleoside bisphosphate phosphatase-like isoform X3 — encoded protein: MGDKEKKKKKRGGAKRNMEVEQRVAYKAVREWVFLEQSNSCGNSMDTCVVDDDFGVQCYQPKEKLVFEFHCHTTCSDGFLSPTKLVERAHHRGVKVLALTDHDTMSGIPEAMEAAHRLGIKIIPGVEISTIFYSRLFILNLGSVLCSTKQKGDSGVQESVHILAYYSSCGPTNSAALEKFLGDIRDGRFLRAKNIISKLNKLKLPIRWETVTNIAGKGVAPGRLHIARAMLEAGHVENLKQAFASYLHDDGPAYSTGSEPIAEDAVRFIRETGGVAVLAHPWTLKNPSAIVRRLKDAGLHGIEVYRSDGKLSEYSDLADTHDLLKLGGSDYHGRGGHQESDVGSTSVPIMVVQEFLKVARPIWSNAIQEILENYIKDPSDSNLQGIVKFGKMAISKTSLSLGSASDLINQCLASWLSKEERENSKFEAIKLELEANAETGRC
- the LOC121807424 gene encoding 5'-3' exoribonuclease-like isoform X4 — translated: MGDKEKKKKKRGGAKRNMEVEQRVAYKAVREWVFLEQSNSCGNSMDTCVVDDDFGVQCYQPKEKLVFEFHCHTTCSDGFLSPTKLVERAHHRGVKVLALTDHDTMSGIPEAMEAAHRLGIKIIPGVEISTIFYSRGDSGVQESVHILAYYSSCGPTNSAALEKFLGDIRDGRFLRAKNIISKLNKLKLPIRWETVTNIAGKGVAPGRLHIARAMLEAGHVENLKQAFASYLHDDGPAYSTGSEPIAEDAVRFIRETGGVAVLAHPWTLKNPSAIVRRLKDAGLHGIEVYRSDGKLSEYSDLADTHDLLKLGGSDYHGRGGHQESDVGSTSVPIMVVQEFLKVARPIWSNAIQEILENYIKDPSDSNLQGIVKFGKMAISKTSLSLGSASDLINQCLASWLSKEERENSKFEAIKLELEANAETGRC